In Humulus lupulus chromosome 6, drHumLupu1.1, whole genome shotgun sequence, a single genomic region encodes these proteins:
- the LOC133782639 gene encoding uncharacterized protein LOC133782639 → MGYWDYITTISDSLKNSYGFTKDAVTNIGSVVKDNSGKVLTRYGPDEETKSKIIPFATSVAKYSAEEGLKFVPGGVPTYNVLKKSINALKESEGNRKAEVKNLEDKIGLLEKEVEKVKKLVEEMEGMNKAASLVKSEKTENVVRVFMMDDFMGMQFFNSLYVTPKKEVKAKSEAV, encoded by the exons ATGGGGTATTGGGATTACATTACCACCATAAGCGATTCACTCAAAAACTCTTACGGATTCACCAAAGACGCCGTCACAAACATTGGCAGCGTCGTGAAAGATAACTCCGGCAAGGTCTTGACTCGCTATGGACCCGACGAGGAAACCAAGTCTAAAATCATCCCCTTCGCCACTAGTGTCGCCAAATACTCAGCTGAGGAGGGTCTCAAATTCGTCCCAG GCGGTGTTCCCACTTATAATGTTTTGAAAAAATCGATTAATGCTTTGAAAGAATCGGAGGGGAATCGAAAGGCGGAAGTAAAAAACTTGGAAGATAAGATAGGGTTATTGGAGAAAGAAGTGGAAAAGGTGAAGAAATTGGTTGAGGAAATGGAGGGTATGAACAAAGCTGCTTCTTTGGTTAAAAGTGAGAAAACAGAGAATGTAGTTAGAGTTTTTATGATGGACGATTTCATGGGCATGCAATTCTTTAATAGTCTTTATGTTACGCCTAAGAAAGAAGTAAAAGCAAAGAGTGAAGCTGTTTAA